The region ATTATTTATTTTCAGATACAGAATTAAATACTATACTATTTAAAATCCAAAACAACATTATAGGTAATGCAGTTGTAAGAATAGGCTGAACTAAGGCAATTATAAACAATGAACCTAATGATAGTATAAAAGTACATATCAATCTTATCTTCACTTTATTTTTAAAAGAGTATAGAACAATTGAAATAACCGGTAATACTAAAATAATAAGATACAAAATACCGCCAATGCTCCCAAAAATTAAAATAGATTCTAAAATAAAATTATGTGAACCTTGCATTACTATTTGATCTAGATACGTTGTTTCAAATACTATATTTCCTGTTCCAAATAGTGGGTCTTTTGAAATTTCACTAAATGATTTATTCCATAAATCTGATCTAACTGAATTACTGCTATTTATTCCTTCTAATACATATTGTTTATAACTTTCATCATCATTACTACTATTATTTTCTGGTTCATTAGTGGTACTAGTAGTAGTATTATTCGAAGGTATTTTATCAATATAGGTAATGGTTTGCCTTAATATTGAAGTTCTAATATCCATGTAATTAATCTTGTAAAATATTGCAATTAAAGATATGGATATACTTAATATAATTGCACATTGACATATAAATTTTTTACTTTTATCTATGTTAATTATTATGCTAATGATAAAAGATAATAAGACAATTACTAATGCAGTACGCGAACCAGAGGCAATATTTGCAATAAATATAATTATTAAATTAATAATAGATAAATATTTTATCACATTTTTTTTACTGTATCTTAGAATATAGAATAAAAAAGGAACCATTAAATTAGCGCAACTAATATATACCATAATATTCTGCAATACAAAAGAAAATCTTATACTGCCTAAATATATTGACACAATAACTTGTAGTATATTTATTAAAGTTATGATAAATAAAACATCAAAATGAATGTCTCTAATATTTTGTATTTCTGTTTCAATTAAGAAATAGAAAACAATAGCTGAAAATAATGTTACAACATGATAAAAGCTTTGAATAGCATTTCCACCGGTAAAGTATCTATAAACACACAAAAATAAGTAATAAAAAAATAGAAATAATGTTAAATTAAGAATTCTTTTTGATGTTTTCAATGATATATATTCTTTTTTAAAGAATTTATATAAAATGTATAACGCAAGCAGGCAAAGTACTAATTGTGGTAAAAAAATAATTACAGTATCAATTTTGTCAGGTAATATGGAATAAAAAGTGGATGAAAAAACTAATATAAACAATAATTTTGCAGTAATATGTCTTAGACTAAAAATATTATTAAATATTTTCATAATTAAATTCCTTCCTTTTTATCTACAGTATAGACTAAATATTTTTTAAAAAATTTTTGTTGAATAAATCCGTAAGGTAATAAAATCAGAGCATTTATAATTATTATACAAATCCAACTTTTTATAAAATAAGAGGCTAATATAACAGCTGGAATTTTTATTACGGCCGCTAACGCATTACATATTACTTGACACTTTAACTGCCCTATACCATTCGCTATACATGAAGATGCTGTATTATAAATGGTAATACTAGCATACAGAACAAAGAAAAAACCGTATATATAATTAATTTTAAAATTATTATTAATCCATAAATTGATAATGTTTTGTGAAATAATTAGTAAAAATAGATTACCAATCGTTATAATTAAAACAATAATCTTCAAAATTTTATTCACATTTATTATCCAATCATGGCTCCTATCCGCATATGCTTTAGTAATTGCTGACCATAATGGATTTGTAATTAAAGAAAATAATGTTACGGCTAAATAAAATAGCTTGTAATATATTTGATAATCGACTACAAAAATTGGACCATAAAGACGCATTATTAATAGTTCATTTGTTGAATTAATAAATAAAAGAGCAAGTTGTATACCAAAAAAATTACCACCCAATTTTAATATACTATATGCAAAATTTTTATCATAATATTTTATACTTGGTTTTTCCTCTTTTAGCTTAGTTGAAAAAATTGCTATAGTAGCTATAAGAAGTGGTATATTTATTGATATGATATTAATAATTGCAAGAAGTATTAAATCGGTTTGAGTATCCCCTGTTTTAAAAAATG is a window of Lachnoclostridium phytofermentans ISDg DNA encoding:
- a CDS encoding polysaccharide biosynthesis protein; protein product: MQIDKIKGLYLKNTELIHNIIGTFLVKGSSLFISLLTIPAYMKYFSDQKVLGVWFTILSILQWVLMFDLGVGNGLRNKLVPAIVNKDKEEIKKYISSSYIIIGVISFFVLITGTILILIFNWNNLLNVSTLVVPSNVLKTVILIVFIGIILQFILNLILSILYAMQKTALSNMILLISSLLILAYVSFFKTGDTQTDLILLAIINIISINIPLLIATIAIFSTKLKEEKPSIKYYDKNFAYSILKLGGNFFGIQLALLFINSTNELLIMRLYGPIFVVDYQIYYKLFYLAVTLFSLITNPLWSAITKAYADRSHDWIINVNKILKIIVLIITIGNLFLLIISQNIINLWINNNFKINYIYGFFFVLYASITIYNTASSCIANGIGQLKCQVICNALAAVIKIPAVILASYFIKSWICIIIINALILLPYGFIQQKFFKKYLVYTVDKKEGI
- a CDS encoding O-antigen ligase family protein; the encoded protein is MKIFNNIFSLRHITAKLLFILVFSSTFYSILPDKIDTVIIFLPQLVLCLLALYILYKFFKKEYISLKTSKRILNLTLFLFFYYLFLCVYRYFTGGNAIQSFYHVVTLFSAIVFYFLIETEIQNIRDIHFDVLFIITLINILQVIVSIYLGSIRFSFVLQNIMVYISCANLMVPFLFYILRYSKKNVIKYLSIINLIIIFIANIASGSRTALVIVLLSFIISIIINIDKSKKFICQCAIILSISISLIAIFYKINYMDIRTSILRQTITYIDKIPSNNTTTSTTNEPENNSSNDDESYKQYVLEGINSSNSVRSDLWNKSFSEISKDPLFGTGNIVFETTYLDQIVMQGSHNFILESILIFGSIGGILYLIILVLPVISIVLYSFKNKVKIRLICTFILSLGSLFIIALVQPILTTALPIMLFWILNSIVFNSVSENK